Proteins encoded in a region of the Synechococcus sp. MU1643 genome:
- a CDS encoding glycosyltransferase family 39 protein — translation MRSGSAPDAAPWIALVGLGLAAAVLALIGLGDLPLRDFDEATVARVSLEFRHGLGEAPLLPTLWDRPYLNKAPGLHSLIALVIGATTQPDQLPSEWTIRLAPALLSCLVVPLGGWLQWTLRPGDRSSALATSVILLTLLPVARHGRLAMLDGTQLSAMALLWLALLKLNCSRTSALWGAVAGLMASAMLLLKAPLLMPAAVAAGLALTWGQEWRCWNNRSAALIGMPLGLAPGIGWHLWHAHIRGSEALWLWGGDGAGRVLLDAGEGSDLGWRVPVIEVLEGGWAWLPLLPFALVWAWRCRQSRWGRWSLSCLLTLAGAILPLRTQLPWYSHPLWLPIALLCAPLLAWLVEQPSSSSNSAGNPKPPWRWLLMQLPSFWCGLGLLLLLLWLSSFSSIGSGLAPYRSLAVVLGLGWCMGGWWLRSGAPQRRQLGVICLSCGNVAALTLLFHSPLWLWELNETWHVEPVAALARANPGSEIRLRGYDERPSLNWYAEQRIQRFKGGPGRRLSDKTQKDCITEGQAGRWTLSNCR, via the coding sequence ATGCGCTCCGGCTCAGCTCCTGACGCAGCACCCTGGATCGCATTGGTGGGACTTGGATTGGCCGCCGCCGTTCTGGCCCTAATCGGCCTCGGCGATCTCCCTTTGCGGGACTTCGATGAAGCCACCGTGGCCCGGGTGTCCCTGGAATTCCGCCACGGACTCGGAGAAGCCCCGTTGCTGCCAACCCTCTGGGACAGGCCTTACCTCAACAAGGCCCCTGGTCTGCACAGCCTGATCGCCCTCGTGATCGGAGCAACAACCCAACCCGACCAGCTCCCTTCAGAGTGGACGATCCGTCTGGCACCGGCCTTGCTGTCGTGCCTGGTGGTGCCCCTTGGAGGCTGGCTGCAATGGACGCTGCGGCCTGGGGATCGCTCCAGCGCCCTCGCCACCAGCGTGATTCTGCTGACGTTGTTGCCGGTAGCCCGACACGGACGTCTGGCCATGCTGGATGGCACCCAGCTGTCTGCCATGGCTCTGCTTTGGCTGGCCCTGCTGAAGCTCAACTGCAGCCGAACCAGCGCACTCTGGGGGGCCGTCGCCGGCCTGATGGCCAGCGCCATGCTGCTGCTCAAAGCCCCGCTGCTGATGCCCGCGGCAGTGGCCGCCGGTTTGGCACTGACCTGGGGCCAGGAGTGGAGATGCTGGAACAACAGATCGGCAGCCCTTATCGGAATGCCGCTGGGCCTGGCACCGGGGATCGGCTGGCATCTCTGGCATGCCCACATCCGAGGCAGCGAAGCGCTCTGGCTCTGGGGCGGTGATGGCGCTGGGCGGGTTCTTCTGGATGCTGGCGAGGGCAGTGATCTGGGCTGGCGGGTCCCGGTGATCGAAGTGCTGGAGGGAGGATGGGCCTGGCTGCCGCTGCTGCCCTTCGCCCTGGTCTGGGCCTGGCGGTGCCGTCAGAGCCGTTGGGGCCGTTGGTCTCTGTCCTGCCTGCTCACTTTGGCCGGGGCCATTCTTCCCCTGCGCACCCAGCTCCCCTGGTACAGCCATCCTCTCTGGCTGCCCATTGCTCTCCTCTGTGCTCCGCTGCTCGCTTGGCTGGTGGAGCAGCCCTCTTCTTCGTCGAATTCAGCTGGCAATCCAAAGCCCCCCTGGCGCTGGTTGCTGATGCAGCTTCCTTCGTTCTGGTGCGGACTCGGACTGCTGCTCCTGTTGCTTTGGCTGAGCAGCTTCAGCAGCATCGGCAGCGGCCTTGCGCCCTACCGCAGCCTGGCGGTTGTACTGGGCCTCGGCTGGTGTATGGGCGGATGGTGGCTGCGCTCTGGCGCACCACAGCGACGACAACTGGGGGTGATCTGCCTCAGCTGCGGCAATGTGGCAGCCCTGACCCTGCTGTTTCACTCCCCCCTGTGGTTGTGGGAGCTCAACGAAACCTGGCACGTAGAACCTGTGGCAGCCCTGGCCAGAGCCAACCCTGGAAGCGAGATCAGGCTGAGGGGTTACGACGAACGTCCCAGCCTGAACTGGTATGCCGAACAACGCATTCAGCGCTTCAAAGGTGGCCCAGGCCGCCGTCTCAGCGACAA
- a CDS encoding iron uptake porin yields MKLFQQLLVAPAALGLLATGANAAELNINGVSDYAASADQVTSVSQFSDVYPTDWAYQALAGLVETYGCVAGYPNGTFRGNRAMTRYEAAALLNACLDRVTEVTDELRRLMAEFETEMAIVKGRVDGLEARVGELEATQFSTTTKLKGKATFVTGFMDSEASDAQADDDALSFSYDYRLGLKTSFTGKDLLFARLRAGNMKDGAAFSGGFRKLDVSGMSGNTFKLDRLYYKFPVGSGLTAIVGPMARNTESLGMKPTAYTVKTLNMFGGQFGAGNVYNKETGGLVGLIWKQKVAKGEPRLTAALNYVADDGEQASSGKGMFTAKSKGNTTAQLGYGTKEWGAALGYRYGQCGAGFGTAYKAVKQSCGSDNVDSQNFALNGFWKPEETGFIPSVSLAYGWSDLEGSTVDEAQTWMVGLQWDKVANTPHSLAVGFGAPLYVESQDGTDPDAPELAWEASLKYKVSKNITMIPAIFYLPESNSSQGVSGKEQFGAVLQTVFKF; encoded by the coding sequence ATGAAGCTTTTCCAGCAACTGCTGGTGGCTCCTGCCGCCCTTGGCCTTCTGGCCACCGGCGCCAATGCCGCCGAGCTGAACATCAACGGCGTTTCTGATTACGCGGCTTCCGCTGATCAGGTAACCAGCGTCTCCCAGTTCTCCGACGTCTACCCCACCGACTGGGCCTATCAGGCTTTGGCTGGTTTGGTTGAGACCTACGGCTGCGTCGCCGGTTACCCCAACGGCACCTTCCGTGGCAACCGTGCCATGACCCGCTACGAAGCGGCTGCCCTGCTGAACGCCTGTCTCGATCGCGTCACCGAAGTGACCGACGAGCTGCGTCGCCTGATGGCTGAGTTCGAAACCGAGATGGCCATCGTCAAGGGTCGCGTTGACGGCCTCGAGGCCCGCGTTGGCGAACTGGAAGCAACCCAGTTCTCCACCACCACCAAGCTCAAAGGTAAAGCCACCTTTGTGACTGGCTTCATGGATTCTGAGGCTTCCGACGCTCAAGCTGACGACGACGCGCTCAGCTTCTCCTACGACTACCGCCTCGGCCTGAAGACTTCCTTCACCGGTAAGGATCTTCTGTTTGCTCGCCTGCGTGCAGGCAACATGAAGGATGGCGCTGCTTTCTCTGGTGGCTTCCGCAAGCTGGATGTTTCCGGTATGTCCGGCAACACCTTCAAGCTTGATCGCTTGTACTACAAGTTCCCTGTGGGTTCAGGTCTGACGGCCATCGTTGGTCCTATGGCTCGTAACACCGAAAGCCTGGGCATGAAGCCCACGGCCTACACGGTGAAGACCCTGAATATGTTCGGTGGTCAATTCGGTGCTGGCAACGTTTACAACAAAGAGACCGGCGGTCTCGTTGGTCTGATCTGGAAGCAAAAAGTTGCCAAGGGTGAGCCTCGCCTGACTGCTGCCTTGAACTACGTCGCTGATGACGGAGAGCAGGCCAGCTCTGGTAAAGGCATGTTCACTGCTAAATCCAAGGGCAACACCACTGCCCAGCTGGGTTACGGCACTAAGGAGTGGGGCGCGGCCCTTGGCTACCGCTATGGCCAATGTGGCGCAGGCTTCGGCACTGCCTACAAGGCTGTTAAGCAGAGCTGCGGAAGTGACAACGTCGATTCTCAGAACTTTGCTCTGAACGGCTTCTGGAAGCCTGAAGAGACAGGTTTCATTCCTTCCGTCAGCCTTGCTTATGGCTGGTCTGATCTCGAAGGAAGCACCGTCGACGAGGCCCAAACTTGGATGGTTGGTCTGCAGTGGGACAAAGTCGCCAATACTCCCCACAGCCTGGCTGTTGGTTTTGGTGCTCCCCTGTACGTTGAGTCCCAAGACGGTACTGATCCCGATGCTCCCGAGCTCGCTTGGGAAGCCTCTCTGAAGTACAAGGTCTCCAAGAACATCACCATGATTCCGGCAATCTTCTATCTGCCTGAGTCCAACTCCTCCCAGGGTGTATCTGGCAAGGAGCAGTTCGGTGCCGTCCTCCAGACCGTCTTCAAGTTCTGA